A single window of Betta splendens chromosome 11, fBetSpl5.4, whole genome shotgun sequence DNA harbors:
- the smim12 gene encoding small integral membrane protein 12 isoform X1 yields MTVYSPPACTWEQDGPAVMWPVVWTAMRTYAPYVTFPVALVVGAVGYHLEWFIRGTPNTRDEEKSILELREDRKLQEQAGVDSTQVLSLKEKLEFTPKAALNRNRPEKS; encoded by the exons ATGACTGTTTACTCACCGCCAGCATG CACCTGGGAGCAAGACGGGCCTGCAGTCATGTGGCCCGTTGTTTGGACAGCGATGAGGACCTATGCTCCCTATGTTACCTTCCCTGTGGCCTTGGtggtgggagcagtgggctaCCACCTGGAGTGGTTCATCAGGGGCACCCCCAACACCCGAGACGAGGAGAAGAGCATCCTGGAACTGAGAGaggacaggaagctgcaggagcaggccGGCGTGGACAGCACACAGGTGCTCAGCCTTAAAGAGAAACTGGAGTTTACACCTAAGGCAGCTCTGAATAGGAACCGACCAGAGAAGAGCTAA
- the smim12 gene encoding small integral membrane protein 12 isoform X2, which produces MWPVVWTAMRTYAPYVTFPVALVVGAVGYHLEWFIRGTPNTRDEEKSILELREDRKLQEQAGVDSTQVLSLKEKLEFTPKAALNRNRPEKS; this is translated from the coding sequence ATGTGGCCCGTTGTTTGGACAGCGATGAGGACCTATGCTCCCTATGTTACCTTCCCTGTGGCCTTGGtggtgggagcagtgggctaCCACCTGGAGTGGTTCATCAGGGGCACCCCCAACACCCGAGACGAGGAGAAGAGCATCCTGGAACTGAGAGaggacaggaagctgcaggagcaggccGGCGTGGACAGCACACAGGTGCTCAGCCTTAAAGAGAAACTGGAGTTTACACCTAAGGCAGCTCTGAATAGGAACCGACCAGAGAAGAGCTAA
- the pef1 gene encoding peflin, which produces MSYYYGQGYPGGGNPPPNAPYGGGGGPYGAPPSAPYGGAARPQGGPYGGYGAPGQGGQYGPTPGGAPGGPYGGYGGPYGHQPAAVNIPPGVNPEAYQWFQTVDTDRSGRINLKELKQALVNSNWSAFNDETCLMMINMFDKTRSGQIDLFGFSALWDYMQRWRALFQQYDRDRSGTISGTELHQALAQMGYNLSPQFSETLVRRFSVPGMRPGMQLDRFIQVCTQLQSMTQAFREKDTNMTGHIRINYEDFLSGAIVRLM; this is translated from the exons ATGAGTTACTACTACGGCCAG GGCTATCCAGGAGGAGGCAACCCACCACCGAATGCTCCGTACGGGGGCGGCGGTGGTCCCTATGGGGCTCCACCCTCCGCTCCATACGGTGGAGCAGCGCGTCCACAAGGAGGGCCTTACGGTGGTTATGGAGCTCCAGGTCAAGGAGGACAATATGGACCCACACCAGGAGGTGCCCCTGGTGGTCCTTATGGGGGTTATGGAGGACCGTATGGACACCAGCCTGCTGCAG TTAACATCCCCCCTGGAGTTAACCCAGAGGCATACCAGTGGTTCCAGACTGTTGACACAGACCGAAGTGGCCGCATCAACCTAAAGGAGCTGAAGCAAGCACTTGTCAACTCTAACTGGTCTGCTTTTAACGATGAGACCTGCCTTATGATGATTA ACATGTTTGACAAGACACGATCAGGACAAATTGACCTGTTTGGCTTCTCGGCACTGTGGGACTACATGCAGCGATGGAGAGCGTTGTTTCAGCAGTATGACAGAGATCGCTCGGGGACTATCAGTGGCACAGAGCTACACCAAG ctttgGCTCAGATGGGTTACAACCTCAGCCCCCAGTTTTCAGAGACTTTGGTGCGACGCTTCTCCGTGCCAGGCATGCGACCTGGCATGCAGCTTGATCGCTTCATCCAGGTGTGCACCCAGCTCCAGAGCATGACGCAGGCCTTCAGGGAGAAGGACACTAACATGACGGGACACATCCGCATCAACTATGAGGATTTCCTCTCCGGTGCCATCGTCAGGCTGATGTGA
- the gjb9b gene encoding gap junction protein beta 9b yields the protein MRQLLLSLLALKRQTVQCHSHVFPRPGSLTVKPLTLRCSSHKGCEDAPGNVAASALLCVKHSAMNWLGLQAALSGVSKYSTAFGRVWLSVVFVFRVLVFVVAAQQVWGDDREFVCNTAQPGCRNVCYDHIFPISHVRIWALQLIFATCPSLMVSAHVKYREMKNSQPACARKYAHPGRKRGGLWWTYLVSLFFKAGFDTGFIYLLHYIYPNFDMPRLSKCSLEPCPNTVDCFITRPTEKKIFTLFMVVSSAACVFLCICEVFYLICKRIQKQYYSPIGASEAAHRAVDPTQSIENICNKATEQRLSNT from the exons ATGCGTCAACTTTTACTTTCTCTTCTTGCCCTGAAACGACAAACGGTTCAGTGCCACTCCCATGTTTTCCCTCGTCCCGGCAGCCTCACTGTAAAACCTCTGACGCTCAGGTGTTCGTCACACAAGGGCTGCGAGGACGCGCCAGGAAACGTCGCCGCCTCTGCTCTCCTGTGTGTGAAG CACTCAGCCATGAACTGGCTGGGGCTGCAGGCGGCCCTCAGCGGCGTCAGCAAGTACTCCACGGCGTTCGGCCGCGTGTGGCTCTCCGTGGTCTTCGTCTTCAGGGTCCTGGTGTTCGTGGTGGCGGCTCAGCAGGTGTGGGGCGACGACCGCGAGTTCGTGTGCAACACGGCGCAGCCCGGCTGCCGCAACGTGTGCTACGACCACATCTTCCCCATCTCCCACGTGCGCATCTGGGCCCTGCAGCTCATCTTCGCCACGTGCCCGTCGCTGATGGTGAGCGCGCACGTCAAGTATCGGGAGATGAAGAACAGCCAGCCGGCGTGCGCGCGCAAGTACGCGCACCCCGGGAGGAAGCGGGGCGGGCTGTGGTGGACCTACCTG GTGAGTCTGTTTTTCAAGGCGGGCTTCGACACCGGCTTCATCTACCTGCTCCACTACATCTACCCCAACTTTGACATGCCCCGTCTGTCCAAGTGCTCCCTGGAGCCGTGTCCCAACACAGTGGACTGCTTCATAACCCGCCCCACGGAGAAGAAGATCTTCACCCTGTTCATGGTGGTGTCCTCCGCTGCGTGCGTATTCCTGTGTATATGCGAGGTGTTCTATCTCATCTGTAAGCGCATCCAAAAGCAATATTACAGCCCCATAGGCGCCAGCGAAGCTGCACACAGAGCGGTGGACCCGACGCAGTCCATTGAGAACATCTGCAACAAAGCGACTGAGCAGAGACTTTCTAATACATGA